From a region of the Wolbachia endosymbiont (group B) of Gerris lacustris genome:
- a CDS encoding glutamate ligase domain-containing protein has product MEKEKLQIENMQQSGSKYLLQELIVCQYCKYTYYGMSHTKEGKSYYCCSGIRFDECNSKSICADILEEVIWKEVHMVREHIMKEKCDLSDAGWKTKFDIIRKLVQRIEIDDDNIHIVFRLKELALERQKEDIHPCTRIIKNVVLSNAIGMHKVSNALAAISVAVKLGISDEEIKKGLLEFKGVARRFSLIVDIKGVKLIEDYAHHPNEIQATLAAARLTTKGKVIGIIEPLRFARIRNFFDEFVRIFMMFDYVILTPVHPPEDKPIPGCGIDDIQKALISSGFNDVEIMNDALLISHFISNSTNSGDVVLFIGAGSNIAKLAREAAKLLLVK; this is encoded by the coding sequence ATGGAAAAAGAAAAGCTACAAATAGAAAACATGCAACAAAGTGGAAGTAAATACTTATTACAAGAATTAATTGTATGTCAGTATTGTAAATACACTTATTATGGAATGAGTCATACTAAGGAAGGAAAAAGTTACTATTGTTGTTCCGGAATCCGTTTTGATGAATGTAACAGCAAATCAATATGCGCGGATATACTAGAAGAGGTAATATGGAAAGAAGTGCACATGGTAAGAGAGCATATAATGAAGGAAAAATGTGATTTATCAGATGCAGGTTGGAAGACTAAATTTGATATAATTAGAAAATTAGTTCAGCGTATTGAAATTGATGACGATAATATACATATAGTCTTTCGATTAAAAGAACTCGCTCTCGAAAGACAAAAAGAAGATATTCACCCTTGTACCAGAATTATAAAGAATGTAGTGCTATCAAATGCAATAGGAATGCATAAAGTTAGCAACGCCCTAGCTGCAATATCAGTTGCAGTGAAACTTGGAATTAGTGATGAAGAAATTAAAAAAGGTCTTTTGGAGTTCAAAGGAGTAGCAAGGAGATTTTCTTTAATTGTTGATATTAAAGGTGTTAAGTTAATCGAGGATTATGCTCACCATCCAAATGAAATACAGGCAACCCTGGCAGCAGCGCGTTTAACTACTAAAGGAAAGGTAATAGGAATTATTGAGCCGCTTCGTTTTGCTCGTATTCGTAATTTTTTTGATGAGTTTGTACGAATTTTCATGATGTTTGATTATGTAATTCTCACTCCTGTCCATCCTCCAGAAGATAAGCCTATTCCTGGCTGTGGAATTGATGATATACAAAAAGCCTTGATCAGTAGTGGGTTTAATGACGTAGAGATTATGAATGATGCTCTACTCATTTCACATTTTATTAGTAATTCGACAAATTCAGGAGATGTAGTATTATTTATTGGTGCTGGTAGTAATATAGCTAAGCTAGCAAGAGAAGCTGCAAAGCTGCTGCTAGTAAAATAA
- the eno gene encoding phosphopyruvate hydratase, with protein MMKKTISSVLAREILDSRGYPTIEVEIELCDGATGRAAVPSGASTGKLEALELRDQDEKRYCGKGVLKAVQIVNGVIANEIVGMDAANQSAIDKVFIELDGTKNKSKLGANATLGVSLAVAKAAANSFKMPLYKYLGVGEEQMPVPLINVINGGVHADNKLDFQEFMILPVGAETFSEAIRISAEVFHNLRSILKKKGYSTNVGDEGGFAPNIGSTEEALNLIIEAVESAGYSMKNHFALGLDVAASTFYENGVYKFENKELTAEKLVQYYCDLVEKYPIISIEDAISEDDYEGWKLLTAKLGSEIQLVGDDLFVTNCELINKGIEEKMANAVLIKPNQIGTLTETFAAIEMAKSNGYRAIISHRSGETEDTTISHIAVASNCGQIKTGSLSRSDRLAKYNELMRIESSLGENAKYYRGLAWTS; from the coding sequence ATGATGAAAAAGACAATTAGTAGTGTATTGGCAAGAGAAATTTTAGATAGCAGGGGTTACCCAACAATTGAGGTAGAAATAGAACTATGTGATGGAGCAACAGGTAGAGCCGCTGTCCCTTCTGGGGCTTCGACCGGTAAACTAGAAGCATTGGAACTGAGAGATCAGGATGAAAAAAGGTATTGTGGTAAGGGAGTGCTGAAAGCTGTTCAAATCGTAAACGGAGTGATAGCAAATGAAATTGTTGGCATGGACGCAGCAAACCAGAGTGCAATTGATAAAGTTTTCATTGAACTAGATGGAACAAAAAATAAATCTAAACTTGGAGCAAATGCAACTTTGGGTGTGTCTCTTGCTGTTGCAAAAGCAGCAGCAAACAGTTTTAAAATGCCGTTATATAAGTATTTGGGAGTAGGGGAAGAGCAGATGCCAGTTCCGCTAATTAACGTAATTAATGGTGGAGTACATGCGGATAATAAACTCGATTTTCAAGAATTTATGATTCTTCCCGTTGGTGCTGAAACTTTCAGTGAAGCAATCAGAATATCTGCAGAGGTATTTCATAACTTGCGCAGCATTCTTAAGAAAAAAGGTTATAGCACAAACGTAGGAGATGAAGGTGGTTTTGCACCAAACATTGGCAGCACTGAAGAAGCTCTTAATCTGATAATTGAGGCTGTGGAATCTGCCGGTTATTCGATGAAAAATCACTTTGCACTGGGTCTTGATGTTGCTGCATCTACTTTTTATGAGAATGGAGTTTATAAATTTGAAAACAAAGAGCTCACTGCAGAGAAATTGGTTCAGTATTATTGTGACCTCGTGGAAAAATATCCAATAATTTCTATAGAAGATGCAATTAGTGAAGATGATTATGAAGGTTGGAAATTACTTACTGCAAAATTGGGAAGTGAAATTCAATTAGTCGGGGATGATTTATTTGTTACAAATTGTGAACTAATAAATAAAGGAATAGAGGAGAAAATGGCAAATGCTGTACTAATCAAGCCAAATCAAATAGGAACGCTTACGGAAACTTTTGCTGCTATTGAAATGGCAAAATCAAATGGCTACAGGGCTATTATTTCACATCGCTCAGGTGAAACAGAAGACACAACAATATCCCACATAGCGGTTGCGTCGAATTGTGGGCAAATAAAGACTGGCTCGCTGTCGCGTTCTGATAGGCTTGCAAAGTATAATGAATTGATGAGAATAGAAAGTTCATTAGGAGAAAATGCTAAATATTATCGTGGGTTGGCATGGACTTCATAG
- the cgtA gene encoding Obg family GTPase CgtA produces MDFIDEVKLYLKAGDGGDGCASFRREKFVEFGGPNGGNGGRGGDIVFVGDANLNTLLNFRCRRHIKASSGKNGTSRDRSGTDGKDIILKVPVGTQIIDEESEEIIVDLDKPDIEFQVVQGGKGGLGNTNFKSATNRAPRHFTHGHPGEERNIVLKLKVLSDVGIIGMPNAGKSKFLTRCSNSDTKVGDYAFTTIRPHLGVAKVDYSEIVIADIPGIIADAHLGVGLGHKFLKHIERCKILLHLIDVTHDDVISAYNCTHNELKLYNTDLIKKEETVVLNKCDLLEEAEILEKKNHLANYLDREVLCLSIDDDLQQILRVLSEKMKKSDPKKIDVYDPFKT; encoded by the coding sequence ATGGACTTCATAGACGAAGTTAAATTATATTTAAAAGCAGGTGATGGTGGCGATGGCTGCGCGAGTTTTCGTCGAGAAAAATTCGTTGAGTTTGGTGGTCCAAACGGTGGTAATGGGGGCAGGGGAGGAGATATAGTTTTTGTCGGTGATGCAAATCTCAATACTTTGCTTAATTTTCGTTGTCGAAGGCATATTAAAGCGAGTAGTGGAAAAAATGGTACGAGTAGAGATAGGTCTGGTACAGATGGAAAAGATATTATACTTAAAGTTCCAGTTGGTACACAAATAATCGATGAAGAAAGTGAGGAAATAATAGTAGATCTTGATAAACCTGACATAGAATTTCAAGTAGTGCAAGGTGGAAAAGGTGGGCTTGGGAATACCAATTTTAAATCTGCTACCAATAGGGCACCAAGGCATTTTACCCATGGTCATCCTGGCGAAGAAAGAAACATAGTATTGAAGCTGAAAGTTTTATCTGATGTTGGGATTATTGGTATGCCAAATGCAGGTAAATCTAAATTTTTAACCCGCTGCTCAAACTCTGATACGAAAGTAGGCGATTATGCATTTACTACTATAAGGCCACATTTAGGTGTAGCAAAAGTGGATTATAGCGAAATTGTGATAGCAGATATTCCTGGAATAATCGCTGATGCTCATCTTGGAGTTGGGCTCGGACACAAATTTTTAAAGCACATCGAAAGGTGCAAAATTTTACTTCACTTAATTGATGTAACTCACGATGACGTTATTTCAGCTTATAATTGTACACATAATGAACTGAAGCTTTACAATACCGACCTTATTAAAAAGGAAGAAACTGTAGTATTAAACAAATGCGACTTATTGGAGGAAGCAGAAATTCTTGAGAAGAAGAATCATTTAGCCAATTATCTTGATAGAGAAGTACTGTGCTTATCAATCGACGATGATTTACAGCAGATCCTAAGGGTATTGAGTGAGAAAATGAAAAAAAGCGACCCTAAAAAAATTGATGTGTATGATCCTTTTAAGACATAG
- a CDS encoding ankyrin repeat domain-containing protein — MSALEKTLWTINDDSKVDSSSIIEKLKSELQQHHVNMYNAWEESGFDINANSFDGSNLLCLASGSGCVKVVELLIEKEVDVNVRDNEGKTPLDYAISNGREEVIEILTGKILLSDEGLTSQMLSEQEVEIDSQDQYDTPLSYPLFF; from the coding sequence TTGTCGGCATTAGAAAAAACACTATGGACGATTAATGATGATAGCAAAGTAGATTCATCTAGCATAATTGAAAAATTAAAAAGTGAGCTGCAGCAGCATCATGTTAATATGTACAATGCATGGGAAGAAAGTGGATTTGATATAAATGCTAATTCATTTGATGGAAGTAACTTACTATGTTTAGCATCTGGAAGTGGCTGTGTAAAAGTAGTAGAGCTTCTTATAGAGAAAGAAGTAGATGTTAATGTACGAGATAATGAAGGAAAGACTCCTTTAGATTATGCTATTTCTAATGGAAGGGAAGAAGTAATAGAAATTCTTACAGGAAAAATTCTTTTATCTGATGAAGGACTGACATCACAGATGTTATCAGAGCAAGAAGTAGAGATTGATTCACAAGATCAATATGACACTCCTCTTTCATATCCGCTTTTTTTCTGA
- a CDS encoding ClpXP protease specificity-enhancing factor SspB, which produces MDKTDYQKSLSYAKFQVIKKALDTILDNVFIPHLEILFFTRFNGIVIPAYLKESYPTQMLIILQHQFYGLKVLEDKFSVSLSFRGKQEQVTVPFFAISEFHDKISGDTLVFSVDSDKEYEDEECAEKSSNGSIISIDQLYDK; this is translated from the coding sequence ATGGATAAAACAGATTATCAGAAGTCGCTTAGTTATGCTAAATTTCAAGTTATCAAAAAGGCTCTAGATACTATATTAGATAATGTTTTTATTCCTCACTTAGAGATACTGTTTTTTACGCGATTTAATGGTATTGTCATACCAGCCTACTTGAAAGAATCATACCCTACTCAAATGCTTATTATATTACAGCATCAATTTTATGGTCTAAAAGTTCTTGAGGATAAGTTTAGCGTCAGTTTGAGTTTTCGTGGAAAACAAGAACAAGTCACTGTACCGTTTTTTGCTATTAGTGAGTTTCATGATAAAATTTCAGGAGATACTTTAGTATTTAGCGTTGATTCTGATAAAGAATACGAAGATGAAGAATGTGCTGAAAAATCGTCAAATGGCAGTATCATATCTATAGATCAACTTTACGATAAGTAG
- a CDS encoding IS110 family transposase, with product MITSYQNFIGIDIGKFKNVAAAYNQRSAIKFDNDATGWQQLFQKFSDILPNSLVTLENTGKYELGLAHFLVDKNVAVHRANTRKVKSFIISHGTLAKTDQSDARALAQYGFERYSALSLFVPMSKEQTALVALCQRRDDITQMRTQEKCRLAAPENDYIKESCQKTIDFFTSQINEFNDAIQRIIDKNPELQKRQKILRTVPGIGLKLSQVFVCLMPELGHLNKKEVASLAGVAPHPKESGKTIGYRRITGGRSNVRAKLFTAAMAAARSKSALGAFYSDLIGRGKKKMVAITALMRKIIVIANARLKEAINMK from the coding sequence ATGATTACATCTTATCAAAATTTCATTGGCATTGATATCGGAAAATTTAAAAATGTTGCTGCAGCTTATAACCAAAGGAGCGCTATCAAGTTTGACAATGATGCTACTGGTTGGCAACAGTTGTTTCAAAAATTTTCAGATATCCTACCTAATTCTCTAGTAACTTTAGAAAACACTGGAAAATATGAGCTTGGCTTAGCACATTTTCTTGTTGATAAGAATGTTGCTGTACATCGAGCTAATACTCGTAAAGTAAAAAGTTTTATCATATCACATGGAACTTTAGCAAAGACAGATCAATCAGATGCAAGAGCCCTTGCTCAATATGGTTTTGAACGCTATAGTGCTCTATCTCTATTTGTGCCTATGTCAAAAGAACAAACCGCCTTAGTTGCACTCTGTCAACGTCGTGATGACATTACACAAATGAGAACTCAAGAGAAATGTAGGCTTGCAGCACCTGAAAACGACTATATAAAGGAAAGTTGCCAAAAAACAATAGACTTTTTTACCAGTCAGATAAATGAGTTCAACGATGCCATACAAAGAATTATTGATAAAAATCCAGAGTTACAAAAGCGTCAAAAGATCTTGAGAACAGTGCCAGGAATAGGTCTCAAGTTATCACAAGTTTTTGTGTGTCTAATGCCAGAACTTGGCCACCTAAACAAAAAAGAAGTTGCAAGTCTTGCTGGAGTTGCTCCACATCCAAAAGAAAGCGGTAAAACTATTGGTTACCGAAGGATAACAGGTGGTAGAAGCAATGTTCGTGCAAAGCTTTTCACAGCTGCTATGGCTGCTGCAAGATCTAAATCTGCACTTGGTGCTTTTTATTCTGATCTTATTGGTAGAGGTAAAAAGAAGATGGTAGCTATAACAGCTCTAATGCGAAAAATCATAGTAATTGCCAATGCAAGACTTAAAGAAGCAATTAATATGAAATAA